Proteins from a single region of Ziziphus jujuba cultivar Dongzao chromosome 1, ASM3175591v1:
- the LOC107433466 gene encoding zinc transporter 1 yields MKNFTLFSFILLSLQLSYVSAECSFDGESQGGDKTAALRFKLVAICSILVASALGVCLPILGKKIPALSPEKDIFFVIKAFAAGVILATGFIHVLPDAFESLTSPCLHEKPWGDFPFAGFVAMLSAMATMMIDTFSTSYYERLHFSKALPVKEDSQVHEGHVHVHTHATHGHAHGSAFVSEDSSTDLLRHRVISQVLELGIVVHSVIIGISLGVSQSPNTVRPLIAALTFHQFFEGMGLGGCISQAKFKSKAIAIMVLFFSLTTPTGIAIGIGISNIFNENSPNALIVEGVFNSASAGILIYMALVDLLAADFMNPRIQKNLCLQFGANLSLLLGSGCMSLLAKWA; encoded by the exons ATGAAGAACTTCACCCTCTTCTCCTTCATCCTTCTCAGCCTCCAACTTTCCTACGTTTCTGCTGAATGCTCTTTTGATGGTGAATCCCAAGGCGGCGATAAAACCGCGGCCCTCAGATTCAAACTAGTAGCTATATGTTCCATACTTGTTGCCAGTGCGCTTGGTGTCTGTCTCCCAATCCTGGGCAAGAAAATCCCAGCTCTGAGTCCTGAAAAGGATATCTTTTTCGTGATCAAGGCCTTTGCTGCTGGTGTGATCCTCGCCACCggctttatccatgttttgCCAGATGCTTTCGAGAGCTTGACGAGTCCATGCCTCCATGAAAAGCCGTGGGGGGATTTCCCTTTCGCCGGGTTCGTGGCTATGCTTTCGGCCATGGCTACCATGATGATCGACACGTTCTCAACGAGTTATTATGAGAGATTGCATTTTAGTAAGGCTTTGCCAGTGAAGGAGGATAGTCAGGTGCATGAGGGTCATGTGCATGTTCATACACATGCTACACATGGCCATGCTCATGGCTCGGCCTTTGTCTCCGAGGATTCCTCCACGGATCTTCTCCGTCATCGAGTAATATCTCAG GTTTTGGAGCTGGGGATTGTAGTTCATTCAGTAATTATTGGCATCTCTTTAGGTGTCTCGCAGAGTCCTAACACCGTCAGGCCTCTTATAGCAGCTTTGACTTTCCATCAATTTTTTGAAGGCATGGGTCTTGGTGGGTGCATTTCTCAG GCAAAATTCAAGTCCAAGGCTATTGCAATAATGGTTCTTTTCTTCTCACTTACCACCCCAACTGGAATTGCCATTGGAATAGgaatatcaaatattttcaatgagaatagcCCAAATGCTCTGATTGTGGAGGGTGTGTTCAATTCTGCTTCGGCTGGGATCCTCATATACATGGCACTAGTTGATCTCCTTGCAGCAGATTTTATGAACCCTAGAATACAGAAGAATCTATGCCTCCAATTTGGTGCTAATCTTTCCCTACTTTTAGGCTCCGGTTGTATGTCCCTTTTGGCAAAATGGGCATAA